Proteins from a single region of Nakamurella deserti:
- the rplS gene encoding 50S ribosomal protein L19, with product MNTLDVLDAASLRSDLPSFRPGDSVRVHVKVIEGNRSRVQVFAGHVIRRQGGGIRETFTVRKISFGVGVERTFPVHSPNLDKVELVTRGDVRRAKLYYLRDLRGKKAKIKEKRDVR from the coding sequence ATGAACACCCTGGATGTACTGGACGCCGCGTCGCTGCGCTCCGACCTGCCCTCCTTCCGCCCCGGTGACTCCGTCCGGGTGCACGTGAAGGTCATCGAGGGCAACCGGTCCCGCGTGCAGGTCTTCGCCGGTCACGTCATCCGTCGTCAGGGCGGTGGCATCCGCGAGACCTTCACCGTCCGCAAGATCAGCTTCGGCGTCGGCGTCGAGCGCACCTTCCCGGTGCACTCCCCGAACCTGGACAAGGTCGAGCTGGTCACCCGTGGTGACGTCCGCCGCGCCAAGCTGTACTACCTGCGCGATCTGCGTGGCAAGAAGGCCAAGATCAAGGAAAAGCGCGACGTCCGCTGA
- the trmD gene encoding tRNA (guanosine(37)-N1)-methyltransferase TrmD, which produces MRIDVVTIFAEYLAPLRESLLGRAIGAGLIDLGVHDLRAFTTDRHRTVDDTPYGGGPGMVMKPDVWGRALDTLCSPTTTLVVPTPAGERFTQAVAEELASADHLVFACGRYEGIDQRVADEAAGRMSVRELSIGDYVLAGGEAAVLVMVEAIARLVPGVLGNPASAVQDSFGAGWPGLLEAPSYTRPETYRGIPVPPVLLSGNHAAIDAWRREQSSARTRTRRPDLWDAQHVE; this is translated from the coding sequence ATGCGGATAGACGTCGTCACGATCTTCGCCGAGTACCTCGCCCCGCTGCGGGAGTCGCTGCTGGGCCGCGCCATCGGTGCCGGACTCATCGACCTCGGGGTCCACGACCTGCGGGCCTTCACCACCGACCGCCACCGCACGGTGGACGACACCCCGTACGGCGGGGGGCCCGGCATGGTGATGAAGCCCGACGTCTGGGGTCGGGCGCTCGACACGCTCTGCAGCCCCACGACCACCCTGGTCGTGCCGACGCCGGCGGGGGAGCGGTTCACCCAGGCGGTGGCCGAGGAACTGGCCTCGGCGGACCATCTCGTGTTCGCCTGCGGGCGGTACGAGGGCATCGACCAGCGGGTCGCCGACGAGGCGGCCGGCCGGATGTCGGTTCGGGAACTGTCGATCGGCGACTACGTGCTGGCCGGTGGGGAGGCCGCGGTGCTGGTGATGGTGGAGGCGATCGCGCGGCTGGTGCCGGGCGTGCTGGGCAATCCGGCCAGCGCCGTGCAGGACAGCTTCGGTGCCGGTTGGCCCGGGCTGCTCGAGGCGCCGAGCTACACCCGGCCGGAGACGTACCGTGGGATCCCGGTGCCACCGGTGCTGCTGTCCGGCAACCACGCCGCGATCGATGCGTGGCGCCGCGAACAGTCGTCGGCCAGGACCCGCACCCGGCGTCCCGACCTGTGGGACGCGCAGCACGTCGAGTAG